A single region of the Nicotiana sylvestris chromosome 6, ASM39365v2, whole genome shotgun sequence genome encodes:
- the LOC138870636 gene encoding uncharacterized protein has translation MVYNGEIEINLEKVKSIEYIIVVDNVKVVQKTDRVDSRIGSVYFEIIGQKPPFFLITKERLLLDPGMSTGFRRTQTIPINPSFAVVEVSGYDIEYRPPTAIKSQILVDFVADFTPDLIPEVEEELLLASGTSSRVWTLFTDGDSNAKGSGLGIVLKPPTGNVIRQSIRTVKLTNNEAEYEAMIAGLKLAKSLEPKVIEDMYDSLLVVNKVNRAYKVKEDRMRRYLDKLQVTLHQFKEWILQHVLRDENNEADALAYLGSSVDYGESYSGEVVQLMNSVIEEGHTEVNSTSLTWDWRNKYIDYLQKGKLPSDHKESRAIRAKSARFSLVGGKLYRRSFFGPLARCLGPGETEYVIREVHEGTCENHLGTESFV, from the exons ATGGTGTATAACGGGGAAATAGAGATCAACTTGGAGAAAGTAAAATCCATAGAATATATCATCGTAGTTGACAATGTCAAGGTGGTACAGAAGACTGACCGGGTGGATAGCCGCATTGGGTCGGTTTATTTCGAGATCATCGGACAAAAGCCACCATTTTTTCTTATTACTAAAGAACGACTTCTCTTGGACCCTGGAATGTCAACAGGCTTTAGAAGAACTCAAACGATACCTATCAATCCCTCTTTTGCT GTTGTAGAAGTTAGTGGGTATGATATTGAGTACAGACCCCCAACTGCTATAAAGTCTCAAATTTTGGTagactttgtggccgactttacgCCGGACTTGATCCCTGAGGTTGAGGAAGAATTATTGCTTGCCTCGGGGACTAGCTCGAGGGTGTGGACCTTATTCACAGATGGTGATTCTAATGCCAAAGGGTCCGGGTTGGGAATCGTATTAAAACCACCTACGGGTAATGTAATAAGGCAATCTATtagaactgtaaaattgactaacaatgaagccgaatatgaggctatgattgcaggtctaaaACTAGCTAAGAGCCTGGAGCCTAAAGTGATCGAAGACATGTATGACTCCCTCCTTGTTGTTAACAAAGTCAACAGGGCATATAAAGTAAAAGAAGACCGAATGCGGAGATACCTGGATAAGTTGCAAGTGACATTACATCAGTTCAAGGAATGGATACTACAACATGTACTCCGAGATGAGAACAACGAGGCTGATGCGTTAGCTTATCTAGGTTCGTCAGTCGACTACGGTGAATCCTATTCTGGAGAGGTGGTGCAATTGATGAACTCGGTGATAGAGGAAGGTCACACGGAGGTAAACTCAACaagcttgacttgggattggagaaacaaatacatagactACCTTCAGAAAGGGAAATTACCATCGGATCATAAAGAATCTAGGGCCATACGAGCTAAGTCTGCCAGGTTTAGCTTGGTTGGAGGAAAATTATATCGAAGATCGTTCTTTGGACCGTTAGCAAGGTGCTTGGGTCCCGGGGAGACTGAGTACGTGATAAGGGAAGTCCACGAGGGTACTTGCGAAAACCACTTGGGAACAGAATCCTTTGTTTAA